One window from the genome of Mauremys mutica isolate MM-2020 ecotype Southern chromosome 4, ASM2049712v1, whole genome shotgun sequence encodes:
- the LOC123369210 gene encoding olfactory receptor 10T2-like, with amino-acid sequence MPRGNESAVSQFLLLGFSSLEERQVLLFLVFSPVYVIILTSNITILAAISVDRSLHTPMYFLLFALSFSETCTTFAVVPKLLVNLLSGNQTISFLGCAAQMFCFLGFGATNCFLLSAMAYDRYVAICKPLQYPVVINRRVCVELVAVSCATGFLIALGISSLVFSLPFCGPNAIRHFFCDISPVLRLACSDHHIAGMAIVFLCAFVLLGPFTAIIFSYIYILAAILKIHSAPGRHKTFSTCASHLIVVITHFGCAFFVYLIPKSTSSLDEDTFIALSCTFFSPMLNPVVYSLRNREVKSALRKLTAHTFLSPKM; translated from the coding sequence ATGCCCAGAGGAAACGAGAGCGCCGTGTCTCAATTTCTGCTGCTGGGATTCTCCAGTCTGGAAGAGAGGCAGGTTCTGCTTTTCCTGGTGTTCTCCCCGGTGTACGTGATAATCCTGACCTCCAACATCACCATCCTGGCAGCCATCAGTGTTGATCGGAGCCTTcatacccccatgtacttcttacTCTTTGCTTTGTCCTTCTCGGAAACCTGCACCACTTTCGCTGTCGTCCCCAAGCTGCTGGTGAATTTGCTGTCAGGAAACCAAACGATTTCTTTCCTGGGATGCGCGGCTCAAATGTTCTGCTTCTTAGGCTTTGGGGCCACAAATTGTTTCCTGCTGTCAGCCATGGCTTacgatcgctatgtggccatatgTAAGCCGCTGCAATACCCAGTTGTGATAAACAGGAGGGTTTGCGTTGAGCTGGTTGCCGTTTCATGTGCAACTGGCTTTCTTATAGCACTAGGCATCAGTTCCCTTGTATTCAGTTTGCCCTTCTGCGGGCCCAATGCCATCAgacatttcttctgtgacatctcGCCCGTTCTGAGGCTGGCGTGCAGTGACCATCATATCGCTGGGATGGCCATTGTTTTTCTGTGTGCCTTTGTTTTGTTAGGCCCCTTCACCGCAATCATCTTCTCTTACATCTATATCCTCGCCGCCATCCTGAAGatccactctgccccaggcaggCACAAGACCTTCTCCACCTGCGCCTCCCATCTCATCGTTGTGATCACACACTTCGGCTGTGCTTTTTTTGTCTATTTAATACCCAAATCAACCTCTTCCCTGGATGAGGACACTTTCATTGCCTTGTCTTGTACCTTCTTTAGCCCCATGTTGAACCCTGTGGTTTATAGTCTGAGAAACAGGGAAGTTAAATCAGCCCTAAGGAAATTAACTGCCCACACATTTCTTTCTCCAAAAATGTGA
- the LOC123369211 gene encoding olfactory receptor 1019-like, producing the protein MAERNHTAVTEFVLLGFTQNLKLQVILLVMFVLIYMLILVGNLTLVTLIRTDSQLHNPMYFFISNLALLDVGYTTIITSSILITLVSERKVILFTGCALQFFFVCIALSCECYLLGVMAYDRFMAICNPLLYTVFLSKRFCVLLVLGSYLVSCVNAIVQTIFIFRLSFCNSNVINHFFCDVPPILKLSCSDTRITHIVHFTCGILVVTPTILIILISYIYIAVAILRINSAKGQHKAFSTCASHLTAVTVFYGTGSFMYLRPSSKYLMDQDKIISLFYTLVIPMLNPLIYSLRNTEVKKAFTRMLHRKIDFH; encoded by the coding sequence ATGGCGGAGAGGAATCACACGGCAGTGACTGAGTTCGTCTTGTTGGGATTCACACAAAACCTGAAGCTGCAGGTCATCCTCCTTGTGATGTTTGTGCTGATCTACATGCTGATCCTAGTGGGGAACCTCACCTTGGTCACCCTAATCAGAACTGACTCCCAGCTTCACAACCCCATGTACTTTTTCATCAGCAACCTGGCCCTCTTAGATGTTGGTTACACCACCATTATCACTTCCAGCATACTGATTACTTTGGTATCAGAAAGAAAAGTCATTTTGTTCACTGGATGTGCTCTGCAATTCTTCTTTGTATGCATCGCATTGTCCTGTGAATGTTACCTCTTGGGTGTCATGGCCTACGATCGCTTCATGGCCATCTGCAACCCATTGCTCTACACCGTCTTCTTGTCCAAGCGGTTTTGtgtgctgctggtgctggggtcgTACCTAGTGAGCTGCGTGAATGCAATTGTTCAAACTATATTTATATTCCGTTTGTCCTTCTGCAACTCAAATGTcatcaaccatttcttctgtgacgtGCCCCCAATCCTGAAACTGTCCTGCTCTGACACCCGCATCACACACATTGTTCATTTCACCTGTGGCATTCTGGTGGTAACACCTACTATCTTGATCATCCTTATCTCCTACATATACATTGCAGTCGCTATCCTAAGGATCAACTCTGCCAAGGGCCAACACAAAGCTTTCTCCACCTGCGCCTCCCACCTGACTGCTGTCACCGTCTTCTACGGAACGGGCTCTTTCATGTATTTACGGCCCAGTTCAAAGTACCTCATGGATCAGGACAAaatcatttctttgttttataccctGGTGATCCCCATGTTGAATCCcctgatctacagcctgaggaacacggAGGTGAAAAAGGCCTTTACAAGGATGTTACACAGGAAGATTGATTTTCACTGA
- the LOC123369212 gene encoding olfactory receptor 1019-like translates to MAERNYTAVTEFILVGFTEDPKLQVILLVLFLLIYLLILVGNLTLVTLIRTDSRLHTPMYFFISNLALLNVSYATIITSSILITLVSARKVILFSGCALQFFFLCIALSCECYLLGVMAYDRFTAICNPLLYTVIMSKRFCVLLVLGSYLVGCVNAIVQAIFIFRLSFCNSNIINHFFCDVPPLLKLSCSDTHIADIVHFTCTAVVVTPTILIILISYIYIAVAILRINSAKGQRKAFSTCASHLTAVTIFYGTGSFMYLRPSSKYLMDQDKIISLFYTLVIPMLNPLIYSLRNTEVKKAFTRMLHRKIDSH, encoded by the coding sequence ATGGCGGAGAGGAATTACACGGCAGTGACTGAGTTCATCTTGGTGGGATTCACAGAAGACCCGAAGCTGCAGGTCATCCTCCTTGTGTTATTTCTGTTGATCTACCTGCTGATCCTAGTGGGGAACCTCACCTTGGTCACCTTAATCAGGACTGACTCAcggcttcacacccccatgtactttttcaTCAGCAACCTGGCCCTCTTAAATGTCAGCTACGCCACCATTATCACTTCCAGCATACTGATTACTTTAGTATCAGCGAGAAAAGTCATTTTGTTCTCTGGGTGTGCTCTGCAATTCTTCTTCCTATGCATCGCATTGTCCTGTGAATGCTATCTCTTGGGTGTCATGGCCTACGATCGCTTCACAGCCATCTGCAACCCACTGCTCTACACCGTCATCATGTCCAAGCGGTTTTGTGTGCTGCTTGTGCTGGGGTCGTACCTAGTGGGCTGCGTGAATGCAATTGTTCAAGCTATATTTATATTCCGTTTGTCCTTCTGCAACTCAAACATcatcaaccatttcttctgtgacgtGCCCCCCCTCCTGAAGTTGTCCTGCTCTGACACCCACATCGCAGACATTGTTCATTTCACCTGTACCGCTGTGGTGGTAACACCTACCATCTTGATCATCCTCATCTCCTACATATACATTGCAGTCGCTATCCTAAGGATCAACTCTGCCAAGGGCCAACGCAAAGCTTTCTCCACCTGCGCCTCCCACCTCACTGCTGTCACCATCTTCTACGGAACGGGCTCTTTCATGTATTTACGGCCCAGTTCAAAGTACCTCATGGATCAGGACAAaatcatttctttgttttataccctGGTGATCCCCATGTTGAACCCcctgatctacagcctgaggaacacggAGGTGAAAAAGGCCTTTACGAGGATGTTACACAGGAAGATTGATTCTCACTGA